The genomic window AAATAAAAACTTTGCTAAGTCTATAGAGTGGCCAGTTAGCTAAATGGTCGGGCTGACAGGATTTGAACCTGCGACCCCTTGACCCCCAGTCAAGTGCGCTACCAAGCTGCGCCACAGCCCGAGAAATTCTCTCCGAAGAGTGAACCTCTTGGTGTTGCCCCGACCGAGGCAACTCGATCAGCATAGCGGATCCGGAGACCCGGGACGAACCATGCCAGCCAGCCGAGCCCGACGGGCGAGCCCCAGACGGGCACAAGCCTGACCGACCACTGTTGCGCCCCGTTACAGCCAGCGCGACAGCACCAGCCACCCCGCCATACCGTCGGGACATGCCCGCCTCCTCGACGACCGCCTCCCGCGCTCTGCCGTTGACCCTGCGCGGTGTGGGCCGGCGGTTCGACCGGCCGGTGCTGCACGAGGTGGACCTCGACGTGGCCGCCGGCGAGATCGTCGCCGTGCTCGGGCCGAGCGGGTGCGGCAAGTCGACTCTGCTTCGCCAGCTCGGCGGACTCGACCAGCCCGACACCGGCACCGTCCGGATCGGCGACGAGCCCGCCCGCCACGCCGACCAGCGCTGCGCCGTGGCCTTCCAGGAGCCGCGCCTCCTCCCCTGGCGCACCCTCCGCGACAACGTCGCCCTCGGCCTCCCGAAGCCGAGCAAGCCGAGCTCCAAGACCGGCACGGCCAGCAGCAGCAGCCGCACCACCGCCGCCGCCCCCAAGCTCACGAAGGCCGAGCGCGACGCCCGCCTCACCGAGCTGCTCGACCTCGTCCACCTCGGGCCGGCCGGCGCCCGCCGCCCCCGCGAGGTCAGCGGCGGCATGGCCCAGCGCGCCAGCCTCGCCCGGGCCCTCGCCCGCCAGCCGGCGGTCCTCCTCCTCGACGAGCCGTTCGGCGCCCTCGACGCACTCACCCGCCTCCGCATGCAGGACCTGCTCCTCGACGTCCACGACGCCCTCCCCACCACGGTCGTCCTCGTCACCCACGACGTCGACGAGGCCCTCTACCTCGCCGATCGCATCGTGCTGCTCGTCGACCTGAGCCAGCAGCCTGCCGACCAGCCCGACCCGGCGAGCGCCGACGCGACGCACACCGACACCGCAGGAGGCGCAACCAGCATCCAGCGCATCGTCACGGTCCCCGGAGCCCGCCGTCGAGACCGCGACGCCCCCGAGCTCGCCGTCCTCCGCCAGGAGCTGCTCGAGGGCCTCGGCGTCCACCGCGTCCCCGCGGCCAGCAGCGGCACCGCACGCTCCTAGCCCTCCCCCCGCACCGCACACCTCGAGCACCACGCCATCCCCGACACAGCACCGGAGACGACACCATGACCACCACCCGCACCTCCCCTGCCCGCCGCAGCCGCGCCTCCTTCGCCGCCCTCGCGCTGGGCGCAGCGGCAGCCCTCGCGCTCACCGGCTGCGTCGCCGGCGAGGACGCCCAGGGCGAGCCCGCCGAGGCCGCGGGCGGCGACGCGAGCGCGTCCAGCGGCGAGTGGAGCACCGACACGCTGAACATCGACTTCGCGACCTACAACCCGCTCAGCCTCATCGTCAAAGATCAGGGCTTCATCGAGGACGCCCTCGGCGACGACGTCGCCGTCACCTGGACCCAGTCCGCCGGCTCGAACAAGGCCAACGAGCTGCTGCGTGCCGGAGCCGTCGACGTCGGCTCCACCGCCGGCTCGGCCGCGCTGCTCGCCCGCTCGAACGGCTCCCCCATCCACACGATCGACATCTACTCGCAGCCCGAGTGGTCGGCGCTCGTCGTCCCCGGTGACAGCGACATCGCCGACGTCGAAGACCTCAAGGGCAAGACGATCGCGGCGACCAAGGGCACCGACCCCTACTTCTTCCTGCTGCAGGCGCTCGACGAGGCCGGCCTCAGCGCCAGCGACGTCACCATCGAGAACCTGCAGCACGCCGACGGCCGCGCCGCCCTCGAGAACGGCAGTGTCGACGCCTGGTCCGGGCTCGACCCGATCATGGCCGCCAGCGAGGCCGAGTCGGGCACGAAGCTGCTCTACCGCAACGTCGACTTCAACACCTACGGGTTCCTCAACGCGACGGAGTCGTTCCTGATGGAGTCGCCCGACGTCGCCCAGGTCGTCGTCGACTCGTACGAGAAGGCCCGCGCCTGGGCCGAGGAGAACCCCGACGAGACCGCGACGATCCTCTCCGGGGTCGCGGGCATCGACCCGGCCGTCGCCAGCACCGTTCTCGACCGCACCCACTTCGACGTCGACCCCGTCCCCGGAGCCGCGCAGCAGGCCGTGCTCGAGACCGTCGGCCCGATCCTCGTCGAGTCCGGCGACGTCGCCTCGCAGGACGCCGTCGACGACGCCCTCGACACCCTCTTCGACGACACCTTCGCCAAGGACGCCGACGCTTCATGACCAGCTTCTACCCGCTGAGCGGCAACGAGAAGGAGGCGGACGCCCGCCAGGTCGTCGAGCGCACCCGCGAGGCGGCCGAGCGCCGCGGTGCAGGCGCGAGCAGCGGATCGCAGGAGGCGCGGGCCGGCTCGACCCGCACCTCCCGCGGTCCGCGTCGCGGCCTGGCACTGCTCGGGGTGATCCTGCCCGCGGCCGTCCTGCTCGCGTGGGTGCTCGCGACCGAGGTCGTCGACGTGCCGAGCTACAACCTCCCCTCGCCGTCGGACGTCTGGCTGGCCGGCGTGCAGCTGGCCCAGGCAGGACTGCTCGGGCAGTACGTCGCGATCTCCGTGCAGCGCGTGCTGATCGGCTTCGCGATCGGGGCCGGCATCGGCATCGTGCTCGGAGCCGTCGTCGGACTCTCCCGGGTCGGCGAGGCCCTGCTCGCCCCGTCGATCGCGGCCGTGCGGGCCGTGCCGTCGCTGGCGTGGGTGCCGCTGCTGATCCTCTACCTCGGCATCGGCGAGGACTCGAAGATCACCCTCATCGCGATCGGGGCCGCTTTCCCCGTCTTCACGACCGTCGCGGGCAGCCTCCGCCACGTCGACCCCCAGCTGGTGGAGGCGGGCCGCGCGTACGGACTCGGCCCCGTCTCCCTCTTCACGACGGTGCAGCTGCCGGCGGTGATCCCGTCGCTCGTCTCGGGCCTGCGCCTCGCGCTCGCCCAGGCGTGGCTGTTCCTGGTCGCGGCCGAGCTGATCGCCTCGTCGATGGGACTCGGCTTCCTGCTCACCGACTCGCAGTACAACGGACGTGTCGACCGCATGTTCCTCGCGATCATCCTGCTGGCGCTGCTCGGGACGCTGACCGACTTCGTCCTCAACGTCGCCCAGCGCGTGCTCCTCCGCCGCTGGCGCTAGCCCGGCCCCGCGCCTCCTCTGCCGCCCAGCCCGCGCCTCCTGCACTGCCGGCCCCGCGCCTCCTGCACCAAAGAACCGCGTTCCGTTCAAAGAACCACCTTGCAACGTGGTGCTTTGAACGGAACGCGGTTCGATGCCAGCGGCACACGTCTCGTGTGCCCGGCCAGCGCCTCCTACGCGGTCAGCTCGTCGACGTAGTCGCCGTGCTCGGCCATCCACTCGCGCACCAGCGGCTCGTAGTCGCTGCCGCTGTTCTCGTTGAAGAGCAGGTTGCAGAGCGAGAGCAGCTCGTCGTCGCTCATCGAGAAGTCGCGCAGCCAGCCGCCGGCCGTCGCGAAGTCGTCGTCGAAGGTGGGGCTGCCGAGCGCGTGGATCTCCTCGGCCGCGCCCATGGCGCCCTCCGGGTCCACCAGGTCGCGCAGCCCGTACGCCTCGTAGGCCCAGTGCGGACGGGCGAGGGTCGCGACGATGTTCTCGCCCGCGGCGTCGGCGGCCTGCAGCTCGGTCAGCAGCGCGGCGGTCGACGACGTGATGAACTCCATGTCCTCGAGGCCGTAGGTCGGGATCGCCTGCTCCTCGGTGATCTTCGTCAGGCCGGCGCCGGGCTCGAGGCCGACGATCCGGCTGCCGAACAGGTCGGCGTTCGCGGCGAGCTCGTCCAGGGAGGTGATCGGCGCGTCGTCGTTGACGACGATCGTGTTGCGGGCGTCGGTGTACCAGGGGCCGAGGTCGGTCAGGTCGGCCCCGAACTCGTCGAGGTAGGCGGCGTGCGTGTCGGGCAGCCACGAGTCGAGCACGAGGTCGTAGTCGCCCGACGCCACGCCCGAGTACCCCGGAGCCACGTCGATGTCGGTCAGCGTCACGTCGTAGCCCTCGTCCTCGAGCACGGCGCTCCACAGCTCGGACGCGGCGATCCCCTCCGGCCAGCCCGCGAACACGGCGATGGTGATCTCGCCCTGGTCGCCGTTGTCGAGGGCGGCGGCGGGAGGCCCTCCCGGTGTGCAGGCCGTCAGCCCGAGCGAGAGGGCGACGGCGGCGGCGCTCAGGGCCGTGGCGAGTCGGGCGTTCTTCTTCATGCGGGTGGTCTTCTTCATGGTGGGCCTTTCGTCTGCTCGGCACACGCCGGCACCGAGACGAGGAGGTGCGGTGCACGCGACACGACGACGTCACGGACCGCAGACGGTCGCGTCGGTCGCGGCCGCCGAGACGAGCCGCACAGCACCGACCTGCGAGCGCGCGTCAGCGCGGCGATCGGGTGCCCTGGCGGCTCAGGAGCGTGGCGAGACCGCGCCGAAGTGCACGGTGCGACGCGACCAGACGGTGCCCGCGCGGCGGACGACGGAGCCGAGGGTGCGGGCGCCGGAGGCGGAGGTGCGGTCGACGGAGGCAGCTGCGGCGCGGGGCGCACACGATGCCATGTCGGGTCCTCCGGGCTGGTCGGGGCAGGGCTGGTCTCGTCACGCTCAGCGACAGCCGTCGCCGAGGTGTGACGCAGCCACGGTAGTCCCGATCCCGCGCGCTGGCGAATGCGCCGCGGCCACCGCCTCCTCGTCTGCCCGGCCCGCGCCTCCTCGGGCACCTCGGCAGTCACGTGCGCACACCGAACCACGTTCCGTTCAAAGAACCACCTTGCAACGAGGTTCTTTGAACGGAACGAGGTTCGATGCGCTCTGTGGGTGGTGCGCTTCCGCCTACGCCGCGACGCGCTCGCGCTCGCGCCGGCGCCGCCCGCCCATCACGACCACCACCGCCACCATCGCGGCGAGCGCCAGCCCCACGATCGCCGGAGCACCGACGTCGACCGCGCTCTCGAGCCCTCCGCGGGTCGCCTGCGCGCCGAGCCACAGCGCCGTCGCCCCCTGCACCAGGTACGCGACGAGGTACACGGCCGACAGCGTCCCGGCGCGGTGGTGCTCGTGAGCGAACCGCGACACGATCCCCAGCCCCGACGCGAAGAAGAGGCTGTAGCCCACCCCCGACAGCACGCAGAACACCAAGAACAGCGCGAGCGACTGCTG from Frigoribacterium sp. PvP032 includes these protein-coding regions:
- a CDS encoding ABC transporter ATP-binding protein is translated as MPASSTTASRALPLTLRGVGRRFDRPVLHEVDLDVAAGEIVAVLGPSGCGKSTLLRQLGGLDQPDTGTVRIGDEPARHADQRCAVAFQEPRLLPWRTLRDNVALGLPKPSKPSSKTGTASSSSRTTAAAPKLTKAERDARLTELLDLVHLGPAGARRPREVSGGMAQRASLARALARQPAVLLLDEPFGALDALTRLRMQDLLLDVHDALPTTVVLVTHDVDEALYLADRIVLLVDLSQQPADQPDPASADATHTDTAGGATSIQRIVTVPGARRRDRDAPELAVLRQELLEGLGVHRVPAASSGTARS
- a CDS encoding ABC transporter permease — translated: MTSFYPLSGNEKEADARQVVERTREAAERRGAGASSGSQEARAGSTRTSRGPRRGLALLGVILPAAVLLAWVLATEVVDVPSYNLPSPSDVWLAGVQLAQAGLLGQYVAISVQRVLIGFAIGAGIGIVLGAVVGLSRVGEALLAPSIAAVRAVPSLAWVPLLILYLGIGEDSKITLIAIGAAFPVFTTVAGSLRHVDPQLVEAGRAYGLGPVSLFTTVQLPAVIPSLVSGLRLALAQAWLFLVAAELIASSMGLGFLLTDSQYNGRVDRMFLAIILLALLGTLTDFVLNVAQRVLLRRWR
- a CDS encoding glycine betaine ABC transporter substrate-binding protein; this encodes MKKTTRMKKNARLATALSAAAVALSLGLTACTPGGPPAAALDNGDQGEITIAVFAGWPEGIAASELWSAVLEDEGYDVTLTDIDVAPGYSGVASGDYDLVLDSWLPDTHAAYLDEFGADLTDLGPWYTDARNTIVVNDDAPITSLDELAANADLFGSRIVGLEPGAGLTKITEEQAIPTYGLEDMEFITSSTAALLTELQAADAAGENIVATLARPHWAYEAYGLRDLVDPEGAMGAAEEIHALGSPTFDDDFATAGGWLRDFSMSDDELLSLCNLLFNENSGSDYEPLVREWMAEHGDYVDELTA
- a CDS encoding aliphatic sulfonate ABC transporter substrate-binding protein, producing the protein MTTTRTSPARRSRASFAALALGAAAALALTGCVAGEDAQGEPAEAAGGDASASSGEWSTDTLNIDFATYNPLSLIVKDQGFIEDALGDDVAVTWTQSAGSNKANELLRAGAVDVGSTAGSAALLARSNGSPIHTIDIYSQPEWSALVVPGDSDIADVEDLKGKTIAATKGTDPYFFLLQALDEAGLSASDVTIENLQHADGRAALENGSVDAWSGLDPIMAASEAESGTKLLYRNVDFNTYGFLNATESFLMESPDVAQVVVDSYEKARAWAEENPDETATILSGVAGIDPAVASTVLDRTHFDVDPVPGAAQQAVLETVGPILVESGDVASQDAVDDALDTLFDDTFAKDADAS